The Henckelia pumila isolate YLH828 unplaced genomic scaffold, ASM3356847v2 CTG_461:::fragment_3, whole genome shotgun sequence genome window below encodes:
- the LOC140872352 gene encoding alpha-galactosidase 1-like codes for MEASFLAVSTIWLLMIIAATTATYDAEINNRRNLLANGLGSKPPMGWNSWNHFSCMIDEKMIRETADALVSTGLAKLGYEYVNIDDCWAEISRDEKGYLVPKKSTFPSGMKALADYVHRKGLKLGIYSDAGYFTCSKQMPGSLGHEEQDAKTFASWGIDYLKYDNCNNGGSKPLVRYPVMTQALMNAGRPIFFSLCEWGDMHPATWGYKIGNSWRTTNDISDNWDSMVSRADQNEVYAEYARPGGWNDPDMLEIGNGGMTKDEYIVHFSLWAISKAPLLIGCDVRNTTKDIMDIIANKEAIAINQDKLGIQAKKVRMEGDWEVWAGPLSKYRVAVVILNRGAWRTAITAHWDDVGIPVGSTVVARDVWEHKTLKTRFVGNLTATIDPHACKLYVLKPVS; via the exons ATGGAGGCATCATTTCTTGCAGTGTCAACAATTTGGTTGTTGATGATCATTGCTGCTACCACTGCCACTTATGATGCAGAAATCAACAACAGAAGGAACCTTCTTGCAAATGGGCTTGGATCAAAGCCTCCAATGGG GTGGAATAGTTGGAATCATTTCAGCTGCATGATTGATGAAAAGATGATTAGAGAAACTG CTGATGCTCTAGTCTCGACTGGTCTTGCAAAGCTGGGATACGAATATGTCAATATTG ATGACTGCTGGGCCGAAATTTCCCGCGACGAAAAG GGTTATCTGGTGCCTAAGAAATCCACATTTCCTTCTGGGATGAAGGCTTTGGCTGACTATGTTCATAGAAAGGGACTTAAGTTGGGAATATACTCGGATGCTGG CTATTTCACTTGCAGCAAACAAATGCCCGGTTCACTCGGCCACGAGGAGCAAGATGCCAAAACTTTTGCTTCATGG GGCATTGATTATTTGAAGTATGACAATTGCAACAATGGTGGATCAAAGCCATTAGTTCG ATATCCAGTGATGACCCAAGCTCTGATGAATGCAGGACGCCCTATCTTCTTTTCCCTCTGCGAATG GGGAGATATGCACCCGGCCACATGGGGTTACAAGATAGGAAACAGCTGGAGAACTACAAATGATATATCTGATAACTGGGATAG CATGGTTTCGAGAGCAGATCAGAATGAGGTTTATGCAGAGTATGCTAGGCCTGGTGGCTGGAATG ATCCTGACATGCTTGAGATTGGGAATGGAGGAATGACCAAAGATGAATACATAGTTCATTTCAGTTTGTGGGCAATCTCCAAG GCACCTCTTCTTATCGGTTGTGATGTGAGAAATACAACCAAAGACATAATGGACATTATAGCCAATAAAGAGGCCATTGCCATTAACCAAG ATAAACTAGGAATTCAAGCTAAGAAGGTTCGAATGGAAGGAGATTGGGAG GTTTGGGCTGGACCGCTTTCGAAGTACAGAGTGGCAGTGGTGATATTGAACCGAGGGGCGTGGCGAACGGCCATAACCGCGCACTGGGATGACGTTGGGATTCCTGTTGGTAGCACTGTGGTTGCAAGAGATGTGTGGGAGCACAAGACCTTAAAGACAAGATTTGTAGGGAATTTAACAGCAACAATTGATCCACATGCATGCAAACTGTATGTATTGAAGCCAGTTTCTTGA